The following are encoded in a window of Alosa sapidissima isolate fAloSap1 chromosome 10, fAloSap1.pri, whole genome shotgun sequence genomic DNA:
- the LOC121720678 gene encoding aromatic-L-amino-acid decarboxylase-like isoform X1, protein MTGCGRYLLFICSGAAVEMDATEFRRRGREMVDYIADYIENIEKRQVYPDVEPGYLRGLIPQEAPEDPDSYDDVVKDIERVIMPGVTHWHSPYFYAYFPTASSFPAMLADMLSGAIGCIGFSWAASPACTELETVMLDWLGKMLNLPEDFIAGTSGKGGGVIQGSASDATLVALLAARRRKVQQILAEQPDRSEADIISKLVAYTSDQAHSSVERAGLIGSMRMRNVPTDEKFAVRGEAFRRIIEEDKNAGLIPTYFCATLGTTPSCAFDHITELGPICNAENMWMHIDAAYAGSSFICPEFRPLLNGVEFADSFNFNPHKWLLVNFDCSTMWVKRRSDLIGAFKMDPLYLKHDHEESGLITDYRHWQIPLSRRFRSLKMWFVFRMYGVKGLQDYIRQHVRLAKEFESMVRNDPRFEISADVKLGLVCFRLKGSNELNEALLKQINSARRIHLVPCQLAGTFVLRFAICARTTELRHVQEAWHHIGELASELLLKQRH, encoded by the exons ATGACTGGATGTGGTAgatatcttttgtttatttgttcagGAGCAG CTGTGGAGATGGATGCAACAGAGTTTCGGAGgcgtgggagagagatggtggaCTACATTGCTGACTATATTGAAAACATTGAGAAGAGGCAGGTCTACCCAGATGTGGAGCCCGGCTACCTGAGGGGTCTGATCCCACAAGAGGCTCCCGAGGACCCAGACAGCTATGATGATGTGGTCAAGGACATCGAGAGGGTCATCATGCCAGGG GTAACCCATTGGCACAGTCCATATTTCTATGCTTACTTCCCCACGGCCAGCTCATTTCCGGCGATGCTGGCTGACATGCTATCTGGGGCGATTGGCTGCATCGGCTTTTCCTGG GCTGCCAGTCCAGCCTGTACTGAACTGGAGACGGTGATGCTGGATTGGCTGGGGAAGATGCTGAACCTCCCGGAGGACTTCATAGCCGGCACCTCTGGAAAGGGGGGCGGAGTCATACAG GGCAGTGCCAGTGATGCCACGCTAGTGGCCCTCCTTGCTGCTCGACGCAGGAAGGTCCAACAGATCCTGGCTGAACAGCCTGACCGCTCTGAGGCTGACATTATTTCAAAACTGGTGGCCTACACCTCAGATCAG GCACACTCCTCTGTGGAGCGAGCTGGATTGATCGGTAGCATGAGGATGCGTAATGTTCCTACTGATGAAAAATTTGCTGTCCGGGGAGAAGCTTTCCGAAGGATCATTGAAGAGGACAAGAATGCTGGCCTAATACCAACCTAT ttctgtGCCACACTGGGGACAACTCCATCATGTGCTTTTGATCACATCACAGAACTGGGACCTATTT GTAATGCAGAGAACATGTGGATGCATATTGATGCAGCGTATGCAGGAAGCTCCTTCATTTGTCCTGAATTCAGGCCTCTCCTGAATGGTGTCGAG TTTGCAGACTCGTTCAATTTTAACCCACACAAATGGCTTTTGGTCAACTTTGACTGCTCCACAATGTG GGTAAAGAGGAGATCCGACCTTATCGGGGCTTTCAAAATGGATCCTCTCTACCTTAAACATGATCACGAAGAATCAG GACTGATCACAGATTACAGA CACTGGCAGATTCCACTGAGCCGACGCTTTCGCTCTCTGAAGATGTGGTTTGTCTTCCGCATGTATGGAGTCAAAGGCCTGCAGGACTACATACGTCAG CATGTGCGTTTGGCTAAAGAATTTGAAAGCATGGTGCGGAATGATCCCCGATTTGAGATCAGTGCAGATGTTAAATTGGGCCTTGTCTGCTTTAGACTTAAG GGATCAAACGAATTGAATGAGGCTTTGCTGAAGCAGATCAACAGTGCCCGGAGGATCCACCTAGTCCCTTGCCAACTGGCAGGCACCTTCGTGCTCCGTTTTGCTATCTGTGCCCGCACCACAGAATTGCGCCACGTGCAGGAGGCATGGCACCACATCGGCGAGCTGGCATCAGAGCTGCTGCTAAAGCAGCGACACTGA
- the LOC121720678 gene encoding aromatic-L-amino-acid decarboxylase-like isoform X2: protein MDATEFRRRGREMVDYIADYIENIEKRQVYPDVEPGYLRGLIPQEAPEDPDSYDDVVKDIERVIMPGVTHWHSPYFYAYFPTASSFPAMLADMLSGAIGCIGFSWAASPACTELETVMLDWLGKMLNLPEDFIAGTSGKGGGVIQGSASDATLVALLAARRRKVQQILAEQPDRSEADIISKLVAYTSDQAHSSVERAGLIGSMRMRNVPTDEKFAVRGEAFRRIIEEDKNAGLIPTYFCATLGTTPSCAFDHITELGPICNAENMWMHIDAAYAGSSFICPEFRPLLNGVEFADSFNFNPHKWLLVNFDCSTMWVKRRSDLIGAFKMDPLYLKHDHEESGLITDYRHWQIPLSRRFRSLKMWFVFRMYGVKGLQDYIRQHVRLAKEFESMVRNDPRFEISADVKLGLVCFRLKGSNELNEALLKQINSARRIHLVPCQLAGTFVLRFAICARTTELRHVQEAWHHIGELASELLLKQRH, encoded by the exons ATGGATGCAACAGAGTTTCGGAGgcgtgggagagagatggtggaCTACATTGCTGACTATATTGAAAACATTGAGAAGAGGCAGGTCTACCCAGATGTGGAGCCCGGCTACCTGAGGGGTCTGATCCCACAAGAGGCTCCCGAGGACCCAGACAGCTATGATGATGTGGTCAAGGACATCGAGAGGGTCATCATGCCAGGG GTAACCCATTGGCACAGTCCATATTTCTATGCTTACTTCCCCACGGCCAGCTCATTTCCGGCGATGCTGGCTGACATGCTATCTGGGGCGATTGGCTGCATCGGCTTTTCCTGG GCTGCCAGTCCAGCCTGTACTGAACTGGAGACGGTGATGCTGGATTGGCTGGGGAAGATGCTGAACCTCCCGGAGGACTTCATAGCCGGCACCTCTGGAAAGGGGGGCGGAGTCATACAG GGCAGTGCCAGTGATGCCACGCTAGTGGCCCTCCTTGCTGCTCGACGCAGGAAGGTCCAACAGATCCTGGCTGAACAGCCTGACCGCTCTGAGGCTGACATTATTTCAAAACTGGTGGCCTACACCTCAGATCAG GCACACTCCTCTGTGGAGCGAGCTGGATTGATCGGTAGCATGAGGATGCGTAATGTTCCTACTGATGAAAAATTTGCTGTCCGGGGAGAAGCTTTCCGAAGGATCATTGAAGAGGACAAGAATGCTGGCCTAATACCAACCTAT ttctgtGCCACACTGGGGACAACTCCATCATGTGCTTTTGATCACATCACAGAACTGGGACCTATTT GTAATGCAGAGAACATGTGGATGCATATTGATGCAGCGTATGCAGGAAGCTCCTTCATTTGTCCTGAATTCAGGCCTCTCCTGAATGGTGTCGAG TTTGCAGACTCGTTCAATTTTAACCCACACAAATGGCTTTTGGTCAACTTTGACTGCTCCACAATGTG GGTAAAGAGGAGATCCGACCTTATCGGGGCTTTCAAAATGGATCCTCTCTACCTTAAACATGATCACGAAGAATCAG GACTGATCACAGATTACAGA CACTGGCAGATTCCACTGAGCCGACGCTTTCGCTCTCTGAAGATGTGGTTTGTCTTCCGCATGTATGGAGTCAAAGGCCTGCAGGACTACATACGTCAG CATGTGCGTTTGGCTAAAGAATTTGAAAGCATGGTGCGGAATGATCCCCGATTTGAGATCAGTGCAGATGTTAAATTGGGCCTTGTCTGCTTTAGACTTAAG GGATCAAACGAATTGAATGAGGCTTTGCTGAAGCAGATCAACAGTGCCCGGAGGATCCACCTAGTCCCTTGCCAACTGGCAGGCACCTTCGTGCTCCGTTTTGCTATCTGTGCCCGCACCACAGAATTGCGCCACGTGCAGGAGGCATGGCACCACATCGGCGAGCTGGCATCAGAGCTGCTGCTAAAGCAGCGACACTGA